CCGCGACGTCTGTGGCCGACATCACCGCCCGGGCCGGGGTGAGCCGGGCCACGTTCTTCAACTATGTGCCCACGAAGAGCGACCTGCTCTGGACCTCGATCGACGAGGCCTTCGAGTCCCTGGCCGCCGAGCTCGAGGGTGCCGGCCTCGACGGCACGGACCCCGAGGGCACGGAACTCGACGGCACAGACCTCAGCAGCACGGAACTCGGCAGCACGGGAGTCGGCGGCACGGGACTCGGCGGCACGGGACTCGAGGGCACGGGACTCGACGATGCGGCGGCGCAGGACGATCGATCCGCCGGGCCGTCGCCATCGGTGCGGCCCGCGCCGTCGCCGCGGGAGGAGACGGCCGCGGCCCTGCTCCACCTGGCCGAGCGGCTCACCCCGGGAACCGTGGTGCTCGCATTCGCCAACGCCGAGCCGATGGGCGTCGTGGCGGAACTGGAGGAGTCCGCGGCACTGCGTCAGCAGCGGCTGGCCCGGATACTCGCCGGCCGACTGCGCCGTCGCGGCATGGACGCGCTCGAGGCCGACGTGGTCGGCGCCGCGCAGGCGGGGGCGCTGCTCGCCGCCCTGCGCGCCTGGTCCCGGGGGGCTCCCGGACGCACGTCGTTCCCGGCGATCCTCACCCGGGCGCTGTCGGCGATCGCGGCATGCTGACCACCCCGAGGCGCGTTCGCGGCCGGCCCGGCCGCACCCGCTCCACCGGGGTGGACGAGGGCCACCCGGCACCCCGATCCCACCCGGCCCCACCCGGTCCCGCGCCGGCAGAGCTCGCCACCCCTGGCCGGGGGGTCGGCCGCGAGGGATGATGGAGACATGGGCATCGATGGCGCCGAGCCGACCGGCGGGCGCCGCACTCCCCCGGTGCGGGCAGGGCGGTGACGATGCGGCGCGGCTGGGTGCTCGGGGGGCTCGCGGCGGCCGTGGCCACGGCCGCGGTCGCGTACGAGGCCAGTCCGTGGCCCCGGGTGTGGCTGTTGCGCTTCTTCGCCGGCGACGGCTCGGATCCGGTCTCCGCGACGGCTCCGCATATCCAGCCGGGCCTGGAGCAGCGGCTCGACCTGCGCTATGACGGCTCCCGGCCGGAGTGCCTGCTCGACGTCTACCAGCACGAGGGCACCCGGCCGCTGCCCGCGCTCATCTGGGTGCACGGCGGCGGCTTCGTCACGGGCGCGAAGGAGCCGCTGCGCCCGTACCTGTCGGTGGTCGCCTCCCACGGCTTCACGACCGTCAACCTCGACTACACGCCGGCTCCCGAGGCCCTCCACCCCGACCAGGTGCACCAGCTGGGCCGGGCGGTGCAGTACGTGGTGGATCACGCCGCCGAACTCGACATCGACCCTGACCAGCTCGTGCTCGGCGGCGACTCCGCCGGGGCCCACATCGTGGCGCAGGCCGTGCTCGCCTCCCTCGACCGCGAGTACGCGGCCGGCGCCGGGATCACGGAGTTCCTCGATCCCGCACGGATCGTGGGCGTGGCGCTGGCGAGCGGTCCGTTCGACCCGGCCGCGGCCATGGCCGTGCGGGGGCCGTTCCGGTGGTACCTGCGCACGGTGCTGTGGGCCTACAGCGGCTCGCGCAGCTTCGCGAAGGACCCGGAGTTCGCGTACTCCTCGATCACCCCGCACGTCCACGCCGACTTTCCGCCGGCGTTCCTCACCTCGGGGCCCAGGGATCCGCTCGCGGTGCAGTCCCATGCGCTCGCCGCGCGGCTGCGCGAGGTCGGCGGGGACGTCGACGAGGTGGTGCTCGAGGAGACCTCTCGGTCCGGGCACGTGTTCGACTTCGACCTGGGCAGTTCCGACGCCCGCCTCGCGCTCGGCCGGCTCGTCGCGTTCCTGCGCCGCGTGACCACGACGCCGCACCGCCACGGCGCCAGCGACGCGTGGTGACCAGTCGCCGCCGACACGTGGTCACCAGACCCGCCACCGACGCGTGGTCACAAGTGCCGCCATCCGCCACCCGCCGGTCCGGATCGCCCCGCCACCCGCCACTCGCCGAGCGGGGAAACTCCCCGGGGCCTCGCCACCACGAAACTCCCCGGCCGAGCGAACCAGGCCGCCACCCAGCCGAGCGGGGAAACTCCCCGGGGCCCCGCCACCAGGAAACTCCCCAGCCGAGGGAACCAGGCCGCCACCCGCCGAGCGGGGAAACTCTCCGGGGTCCCGGCACCAGGAAACTCCCCAGCCGAGCGAACCAGGGCCGCCACCCAGCCGAGCGGGGAAATTCCCCGGGGCCCCGCCACCACGAAACTCCCCAGCCGAGGAAACCAAACCGCTCCTCAGTCCAGCGGGAGCCGGGTCAGAACGGGGGCGTTCCCCAGGCGGGAGGCGGCGGGGTGCGCTTCGCCTTGACCCGGCCCGCGACGTAGAGCACGATCCCGCCCACGAGCACGATCCCGCCGGCGAAGCCGCCGAAGATCGCGGTGAGGATCCCCCCGACGCCGGCGACGATCCCACCCGGTGAGAGCGGCTGCGCCACGAGCACCTCGGCCGAGCCACACTCGATCGAGTAGGTGCCGGCGCCGGCCGTACGGAAGGCCTGGAACGCCGTCCATGATCGACCGCCCGTGCTGATCGTGCTCGACCCGAAGAACGCGGTGGACACGTCGGTCCCGGCCTCGTCCGAGACGAGGCAGTCCGGTGTCGCGGTGCCGACCTCGCGGTAGAGGCGCAGGTCGAGCCCGTCCTCGAGGTCGAGCTCGGCGCGCCCGGAGACGGGGACGGCGTCGCGCACCTTGTCGATCTCGCCGCCGATGCCGGCGCTCGCCAGGAGCGCTCCCCCGGCGATGGCGCCGACCAGGAGCACCGCGCCGACGACGGCCAGGATCACGCCCGCGCGCCGCAGACCGCGCCCCGGCGGTGCCGCGATCGGCGCCCCGCCCACGCTCACAGCCCCTGACCGCGTGCCGCCGGGGCGAGACGGTTCGCCTTGTCGAGCCCGCCGAGGGCCCACCGCACTCCCGCGACCGCCGCGTGTCCGAACGGCCGGGCTACCCAGCGCGCGGCGCGCGGGCCGAGTGGCAGGCCGAGCATCCGGCGCGCGAAGCCCGGCACGAGTGCCACCCCGCCGGCGACGAGCATCCCGTAGGCGGGCCGAGCCGCCAAGCCGACCGGCGGGTGCAGCACGACGAACCGGGAGGCCTCCCTGGCCGAGTTCGTGATCGCGAGGTCGGCGCGGAACCCGCGCAGCTGTGATCGCAGCTGCGCCACCGTGAGCGGCGGGTCGGCGATGCCGAGGAGCCGGGCGGGGATCGCGGTCTGCTCGACGTACGTATCGGCCTCGGCGGGTGTGAGCGGCGTGGGGCTGTAGGCCTGGTAGGCGCGCAGGAACGCGTCGATCTCGGCGTCGTGGACCCACAGCAGCAGGTCGGGGTCGTTGCCGCGGTAGGGCCGGCCGAGCTCGTCGGTGCCGCTCACGCGATCGTGGATCCGGGCGACGCGGGCGGAGACCTGCTCGGCGGCCTCGATCGTGCCGAAGGTCGTCACCGCGATGTAGTCGGCCGTGCGCTGCAGCCGGCCCCACGGGTCGGACTTGTAGCCGGAGAAGTCCCCGACGCCCGCCATCGCGGCCGGGTGGAGCATCTGCACGAGCAGCGCGGTGATGCCGCCGGCGAACATGGCCGCGTCATTGTGCACGCGCCAGATCGGATCGGTCGGAGTGAACCACCGGCTCCCGGGGGTTCCCCAGATCTCCTGGGTTCGGGCGCGGGCCTCCGGGCCGGCGACCTTCGCCCGGAGCGCTCGGCCTGCGGCGAGGCGGAGCTCGTGCAGCGGGCCGGAGGGATCGAGGGAAGCGGGAGCTGAATCGTACGTCGTCCTCACGATGGACAGTCTGTCATCGGCGAGAGCGCTTCCTCTCCAGGCGGGTGACGTGCGGTCTCGGAACCGGGCCTGTCTCGGCACTATGCTCGTGATCGTGGCATCAGCACCGCAGGTGATCATCATGACGGGCCCTCCGGGCTCCGGGAAGTCGACGACCGCCCTCGAACTGGCGAGCCGACTCCGTGCAACGCTGCTGGACCAGGACTCGATGACGAACCCACTCGTGGACGTCGTGGCCTCGCTCATCGGGGCGGCGGGGCTCGACGACCCACGGCTCGCCGCGCTCGTCCGAGAGCCACGTTACGAGTGTGTCCATCGCGTCGTCCAGGATTGCCTGCACGCCGGCGTATCGACCGTCGTCGTGGCTCCGTTCACGGCCGAACGTCGCGATCCACGAGCCTGGGCGGAGCTCGCCCGCCGCATCGAGGCGCACGGCGGAACCGCACACCTCGTATGGCTCCGGATCAGCGCCGGCGAGCTGGTCCGGCGGCTCCGGTCCCGCTCGGCCGCACGCGACCGGGCCAAGCTCGCAGACCTGGAGGGCTACGTCGCATCGCTCGACCTCACGGCCCCGGCCGTTCCATTCATCGAGGTGGATTCACACGAGGCGGCCACGCTCCAAGTCGCGGCGATTCAGACACGATTGGAACACGATCAGGTCACCGTCAGAACACAAGGTTGACAGGGACGTGCCGCGGGGGTCATAGTCTTTCCTACACCGATGACATCGATGACATCGACTCGACGAGGAGACCCGCATGGCGACCCGATCCGCCTCCCCTCGCGCGCTCTCCACCCGGACCGCGCGATGAGGCCTCATGAATCCGGCCCCACCCTGAAGGACGTGGCCGAACTGGCGGGCGTGAGCACCAAGACCGCTTCCCGGGTGCTCAACGAGCATCCAAAAGTCGCCGACGACACCCGGGCGGCCGTGCAGGCCGCGATGCTCGAACTGCACTACGTTCCGGATCCGGCAGCGCGGTCCCTCCGGGCCGGTCGAGACCGCACCATCGGCGTCGTCGTCGACAGCATCGCGGATGTCTTCTTCGCGACGCTCGTGGCGCAAGTCGAATCTGTGCTCGACGCCCACGGGTACCGCTGCCTGATCGCCTCGAGCAACCGTGACCCGAAGCGTGAATTGGAAACGGTTCACAGTCTGGCTCAACGTCGTTGCGCCGGAATCATCCTCTCCCCCACCGACCGCGACTGCCTCGCAGAAGCACGGATCGGCGACCTCCCACTCGTCTTCGTGGACCGAGTCGGAGCCACATCCAACTCCCAGTCGGTTGTGGCCGACGACCACGGGTTGACCCGTCTGGCGACCCGACACCTCCTCGAACACGGGCATACGCGGATCGCCCTGCTGAGCGACACCCCGGCAATCGCAACGACCGGCCGTCGACACGAGGGCTATCGGGCAGCAATGCGCGAGGCCGGCATTCGCGTCGATGAACGCCTGATCCGTGCCGACTGCCTGGAGTCCCCAGACGTGTTGCCGGCACTTGTCGAACTCCTCGCCCTCGCCGAACCGCCGACTGCTCTCATCTCGACCAACACGCGCCTCTCCCTCGGCCTGCTCCCCGCCCTGCACCAATTCCGGCGCACGGATATCGCCCTCATCTCCTTCGGAGACTTCCCGATGGCCGAGAGCCTCTCCCCGGCCGTGACGATCATCGACCACTCACCGCGAGCAATCGGGACGACCGCGGCAACAGCCATGCTCGACCGACTCCAACCCGACCGGCCCGACCCGGTCACGCCCGTGATCTACGTACCGGCGGATCTCGTGCAACGCGGATCCGGGGAACTGCGCCCGCAACCGCGTTCACCGCTCCGCGACACCCAACCAACCGCGTCCTAGGAGGAACCGTTGCCATGAGCGAAGCTCCCATCTACGAAGCGCGCGGAATAGCCCGCACGTTCGGATCCGTCCAGGCCCTCCAGGGCGCGGACTTCGATGTCCGCCCCGGCGAGGTCTCCGCATTGATCGGCGACAACGGGGCCGGGAAATCGACCCTTGTACGAATCCTCGCGGGGGCGGACTCGCCCAACGCCGGCCAGCTCTACTTCGACGGTCGGCCCCTCACCCTGACGAACCCGACAGATGCCCGAGAACTCGGGATCGAGACCGTGTTCCAGGACCTCGCACTCGCCAACCATCTCAACCCGATCCAGAACATGTACCTGGGCCGCGAGGTCATGCGTCGTGGTCTGCTCGGAAAGCTCGGATTCATGGAGCGGAACAAGATGCGCAACCACGGGGCGCAGGCCTTCGCCGACCTCGGCGCGACCGTCCGGGATTACGACGGTCCGGTCGGCGGCATGTCAGGCGGGCAGCGCCAGGCCATCGCCGTCGCGCGCGCCGCCGCCTGGGCGAGCAAGGTCATCTTCCTCGATGAGCCCACGGCCGCGCTCGGTGTGGTCCAGACCAAGGGAGTACTCGACCTCGTACGCCGCATTCGTGATACCGGACTGGGGGTCGTGCTCATCAGCCACTCCATGCCCGAGGTATTGCAGGTATCGGACCGGATCCACGTCCTACGGCACGGCCGACGGGTCGCGCTGTACAAGTCCTCCGAGACGAACGTCGACGAACTCGTCGGTGCCATGACCGGCGCCCTGGATGAAAGGGATGCAGCATGAGCATCGAAACCAAACCCGCGCCCACCGCCGTCCCCACGCTCCCGAAGAAGGGACTCGGCGAACGTGTGCGCGCCGCCGTCGCGGCCCAGGCGATGCAGATCGTGCTCGTGTGGCTCGGAATCGTCATCCTCTTCAGCGTGCTGAGCCCGACTGCATTCTTCGATGGATCGAACTTCCGGAACATCGCCATCAGCGTGTCGATCCTCGCGGTCCTCGGAGTCGGCACGACGTTCATCATCATCACGGCCGGCATCGACCTCTCGATGGGTACGATCCTGGTCTTCTCCGGCGTCGTCTCCTCGATGGTCATGGAACGCATGGGGGACGGACAGGGCTGGGGTGTCGCAATCGCCGGTATCGCGGCCGCCCTCCTCTCGGGCGTCGGCTGGGGACTCCTCAACGGATTCTGCGTGGCCAAACTCAAGGTGCCACCGATGATCGTCACCCTCGGCACGTTCGTTGCCGCGCTCGGGCTCGCACAGGTACTCACCGGTGGTATCGACCTGCGCGCGGCACCCGACGTCCTCGTCGACACGGTCGGCTTCGGTCGGATCCTCGGCGTTCCGATCCTCGTACTCATCGCTGCCGCCGTCGTCATCCTCGGCATCGTCCTCCTCCATCGTACGAAGTTCGGACTCCACACTTCGGCAATCGGCTCCAACCCCGAGGCATGCCGGCGGGTCGGGATCAACGTCGATCGCCAGTTGATCAAGGTGTATGCCTTCGCCGGCCTCCTTGCCGGCCTCGCGGGAGTGCTCAACCTCGCCTTCTTCCGCTCCACGACGATCGCCGGACACAGTCTGACGAACCTGGACGTCATCGCCGGCGTCGTGATCGGCGGCACGAGCCTGTTCGGCGGAATCGGCGCAGTGTTCGGCACCGTGATCGGCCTGCTCATCCCCGCCACGCTCCGGAACGGCTTCGTGATTCTCGGAGTCCAGCCGTACTGGCAGCAGGTCGTTGTCGGCGCGTTCCTCATCGCCGCCGTGTACGCCGACCAGGTCCGCCGAGCCGCGGCGAACCGCGGCAAGGTGACAACCAACCTTTTCACCCGCATGTTCTCCTCCAACCGAAAGGACGTCTGACATGGCCAGGAACCGCATCCTCATCGCCACCGCAGCGTTGGCGATGGCAACAGGCATGGCCGCCTGCTCCACCGGCAACAGCCCCGAGAGCAACGCAAACTCCACCGATACCGGAGGGGACGACTCCGGTGCACCGAGCATCGCCTTCATCCAGGGCGTCATCGGGGACGAGTTCTACATCTCGATGGAATGTGGCGTCCGCGCAGCCGCCGATGAGTTCGGCGCAGAGGTCAGCGTGCAGGGGCCCCAGAAGTGGGATCCCGCGCTGCAGCAACCGATCGTGGCATCGGTCACCGCCACCGAGCCCGACGCGATCCTCATCGCCCCCAATGACGTGAGTGCGCTGCAGCGGCCGTTGGAAGAAGCCGCCCAGAACAGCAAGATCGTGCTGGTCGACACGACCATCGAGGATCCCTCGATCGCGGTCTCGGAGATCGCCTCCGACAACATCGGCGGAGGAGCCGCCGCATTCGAGGCGATCCAGAACCTCGTTCCGGACGGTGGCAAGGTCCTCGTCATCGACAACCAGCCCGGGATCTCGACCTCGGTCGACCGCGTCAAGGGCTTCGAAGAGGCGGTCGCGAAGGATCCGAAGTTCGAATACGTCGGCGTGCAGTATGCGAAGAACCAGCCCGCGAAGGCCGCCGACATCGTGACGTCCACCCTGCAGCGTTACCCCGACCTCAAGGCGATTTTCGCCACGAACATCTTCAGCGCCGAAGGCGCAGCGACCGGAATCCAACAGGCCGGCGCGGTCGGTGAAGTCGACGTGGTCGGTTTCGACGCGGGTCCCGCACAGGTCGATGCGCTCGAGGACGGCGTGCTCCAGGCGATCATCGCCCAACAGCCCTACGACATCGGCTACCAGGGTGTGGAACAGGCAATCGCCGCAATCAACGGCGAGCCGACGGAGGAGAAGATCCAGACCGGCTTCACGATCGTGACGAAGGAGAACCTCGACACGGAGGAAGGCCAGGCGGCGCTCTACGCCTCCGAATGCTGACCCGTTGACCCGACCATCGGCGGCCCCGTTCCGGCGGGGCCGCCGATGTCGTCCCCGCTCACGACACCGCGAGCGCCCACCCCCGCTCCATCGACCGTGTCCCGCGACTCGTCGCGTGTCGGCCCGAGTTCGACATCGGGCCGACACTCATCGACGGTGGCCTCAGCGACAGGTGAAGCCGCCGTCGATGGGCAGGTGCGCCCCCGTGATCATCGACGCGCCGTCACTGAGCAGAAAGACAACAGGCTCGGCGATCTCGGCCTCGGTTGCCCAGCGCCCGAGCGGCATCTGCTCGAGATACGCCCCGCCGATCTCGGGGCGGCTCCAGTAGAAGGCCGACATCTCTGTCATCACGACGGTCGGGTGGACGCTGTTGACACGGATGTTGTACGGGCCGAGCTCCAGCGCACTGACCCTCGTCAGGCTGTCCATGGCCGCCTTGGAGGCCGCATAGGAGACATGCCCCGGCAGCGCCACGAGTGAGGCCTGGCTGGAGACGTTGACGATCGAGCCGCCCCGCCCGAGCCGGACCATCGCACGAGCGGCGTGCTTGGTGACAAGCATGGTTCCCCGAGCGTTGATCGCCATGACACGGTCGAAGACCTCCATGTCGGTATCCATCGGCGTCGCGATCTCGCCGCCGAAGCCGCCGCAGTTGACCACTCCCCACGGCTCCAACCCCGCAAGAGCACCCGCGACCTCATCCTCGGACGTCAGCTCGAACTGCGCAGTGCGGGCACCGGTCTCATCGGCGAGGACCGCGAGCTTCTCCGGGTCCCGACCTGCACCGATCACATCGGCGTTCGCTGCCTGCAGCCGACGCACGATCTCGCCACCGATCCCTCCGGTCGCACCCGTCACCAGAATCGTCCGGCCGTTGAAGTCCGTCATCGGAAATCCTCTCGCTGTCGACAGGCCGAGCCCCTTGCCGGGCACGGCGTGACATCGGAGAAGTGACACCGATGTCACGCGGAATGCTACAAGGTGCGGGTCCGACCCGCGAGTCACGCGCGGCGTCGATACTCGCGGACTTGACACGACACTGGCGCACACCCAGGATGGACACATCAAGTCACCGGTGTCATGGTTGAGATCGTGCGACTGAACAGGATCTGTCCAGACCAACGAGAGGGAGAGCTGTGGCGACGTGCCTGGGGCCCGATTCATCGCCGACCGGAAGAATTGGGCACGACGCCCTCGCGGCAGGCCTGGATCTCGGCAGTACATCGATCAAACTGCTGGTGGTCGATGAAGCCGCCCAGGAGGTCGTGAGCGAGCAGATCGCCACGCCGTGGCGCGCCGGCAACGCCGGCACGACCGAGATGACTACCGACGGGCTCATCGCGGCAGTCCGAGCGCTTCTGAAGAAGACGTCGGCGCGTCTGGAAACCCTGACTCGCGCGCGAGTGTCGTCGATCGCGATCGCAGGAATGGGCGAATCCGGAATCCTGATCGACCGCGCGGGCTCGCCCGTCACGCCCGCGATCGCCTGGTTCGATCCACGGGAGCCGATGACCCCGTTCCCCGAGCGAATTCGCGATGAGTTCTCCGGTCGCACGGGCCTTCCACTCGGCGCTCAGGTATCCGTGTCCAAGCTCGCCTATTTCCGCGATCAAGGCCTGCGACTCGATGAACTGCGCTGGCTCAATCTGCCTGAGTTCGTTGCGATGTCACTGGGAGGTGACGTCGCGCTCGAGTACTCGTTGACCTCACGCACAGGCCTGCTCGACCAGGACACGGGGGCGCCGTGGCCGGAGATCCTCAAGGAGCTGGGAGCCACGGCCGCGCTCCTCCCTCCCCTGCGTGAGGCCGGGGACGCCTGGGGGCGGGCAGTCGCCGATCTGCCGTCGCGGTTCTCGGACTCCCGATTGACCGTCGCCGGGCACGATCACCTCGTAGCGATGCAGGCGGGCGAAGATGCGGACTCCGACCGCTACCACGTATCGATGGGCACCGCCGAAGTCCTCGTGCG
The window above is part of the Pseudactinotalea sp. HY158 genome. Proteins encoded here:
- a CDS encoding ABC transporter permease, with amino-acid sequence MSIETKPAPTAVPTLPKKGLGERVRAAVAAQAMQIVLVWLGIVILFSVLSPTAFFDGSNFRNIAISVSILAVLGVGTTFIIITAGIDLSMGTILVFSGVVSSMVMERMGDGQGWGVAIAGIAAALLSGVGWGLLNGFCVAKLKVPPMIVTLGTFVAALGLAQVLTGGIDLRAAPDVLVDTVGFGRILGVPILVLIAAAVVILGIVLLHRTKFGLHTSAIGSNPEACRRVGINVDRQLIKVYAFAGLLAGLAGVLNLAFFRSTTIAGHSLTNLDVIAGVVIGGTSLFGGIGAVFGTVIGLLIPATLRNGFVILGVQPYWQQVVVGAFLIAAVYADQVRRAAANRGKVTTNLFTRMFSSNRKDV
- a CDS encoding ATP-binding cassette domain-containing protein codes for the protein MSEAPIYEARGIARTFGSVQALQGADFDVRPGEVSALIGDNGAGKSTLVRILAGADSPNAGQLYFDGRPLTLTNPTDARELGIETVFQDLALANHLNPIQNMYLGREVMRRGLLGKLGFMERNKMRNHGAQAFADLGATVRDYDGPVGGMSGGQRQAIAVARAAAWASKVIFLDEPTAALGVVQTKGVLDLVRRIRDTGLGVVLISHSMPEVLQVSDRIHVLRHGRRVALYKSSETNVDELVGAMTGALDERDAA
- a CDS encoding AAA family ATPase is translated as MASAPQVIIMTGPPGSGKSTTALELASRLRATLLDQDSMTNPLVDVVASLIGAAGLDDPRLAALVREPRYECVHRVVQDCLHAGVSTVVVAPFTAERRDPRAWAELARRIEAHGGTAHLVWLRISAGELVRRLRSRSAARDRAKLADLEGYVASLDLTAPAVPFIEVDSHEAATLQVAAIQTRLEHDQVTVRTQG
- a CDS encoding TetR/AcrR family transcriptional regulator, which encodes MRQRQRAGRPRASSREILEEAACELFLEQGYAATSVADITARAGVSRATFFNYVPTKSDLLWTSIDEAFESLAAELEGAGLDGTDPEGTELDGTDLSSTELGSTGVGGTGLGGTGLEGTGLDDAAAQDDRSAGPSPSVRPAPSPREETAAALLHLAERLTPGTVVLAFANAEPMGVVAELEESAALRQQRLARILAGRLRRRGMDALEADVVGAAQAGALLAALRAWSRGAPGRTSFPAILTRALSAIAAC
- a CDS encoding oxygenase MpaB family protein; amino-acid sequence: MRTTYDSAPASLDPSGPLHELRLAAGRALRAKVAGPEARARTQEIWGTPGSRWFTPTDPIWRVHNDAAMFAGGITALLVQMLHPAAMAGVGDFSGYKSDPWGRLQRTADYIAVTTFGTIEAAEQVSARVARIHDRVSGTDELGRPYRGNDPDLLLWVHDAEIDAFLRAYQAYSPTPLTPAEADTYVEQTAIPARLLGIADPPLTVAQLRSQLRGFRADLAITNSAREASRFVVLHPPVGLAARPAYGMLVAGGVALVPGFARRMLGLPLGPRAARWVARPFGHAAVAGVRWALGGLDKANRLAPAARGQGL
- a CDS encoding ABC transporter substrate-binding protein, which produces MARNRILIATAALAMATGMAACSTGNSPESNANSTDTGGDDSGAPSIAFIQGVIGDEFYISMECGVRAAADEFGAEVSVQGPQKWDPALQQPIVASVTATEPDAILIAPNDVSALQRPLEEAAQNSKIVLVDTTIEDPSIAVSEIASDNIGGGAAAFEAIQNLVPDGGKVLVIDNQPGISTSVDRVKGFEEAVAKDPKFEYVGVQYAKNQPAKAADIVTSTLQRYPDLKAIFATNIFSAEGAATGIQQAGAVGEVDVVGFDAGPAQVDALEDGVLQAIIAQQPYDIGYQGVEQAIAAINGEPTEEKIQTGFTIVTKENLDTEEGQAALYASEC
- a CDS encoding alpha/beta hydrolase produces the protein MRRGWVLGGLAAAVATAAVAYEASPWPRVWLLRFFAGDGSDPVSATAPHIQPGLEQRLDLRYDGSRPECLLDVYQHEGTRPLPALIWVHGGGFVTGAKEPLRPYLSVVASHGFTTVNLDYTPAPEALHPDQVHQLGRAVQYVVDHAAELDIDPDQLVLGGDSAGAHIVAQAVLASLDREYAAGAGITEFLDPARIVGVALASGPFDPAAAMAVRGPFRWYLRTVLWAYSGSRSFAKDPEFAYSSITPHVHADFPPAFLTSGPRDPLAVQSHALAARLREVGGDVDEVVLEETSRSGHVFDFDLGSSDARLALGRLVAFLRRVTTTPHRHGASDAW
- a CDS encoding SDR family oxidoreductase — protein: MTDFNGRTILVTGATGGIGGEIVRRLQAANADVIGAGRDPEKLAVLADETGARTAQFELTSEDEVAGALAGLEPWGVVNCGGFGGEIATPMDTDMEVFDRVMAINARGTMLVTKHAARAMVRLGRGGSIVNVSSQASLVALPGHVSYAASKAAMDSLTRVSALELGPYNIRVNSVHPTVVMTEMSAFYWSRPEIGGAYLEQMPLGRWATEAEIAEPVVFLLSDGASMITGAHLPIDGGFTCR
- a CDS encoding LacI family DNA-binding transcriptional regulator; protein product: MAELAGVSTKTASRVLNEHPKVADDTRAAVQAAMLELHYVPDPAARSLRAGRDRTIGVVVDSIADVFFATLVAQVESVLDAHGYRCLIASSNRDPKRELETVHSLAQRRCAGIILSPTDRDCLAEARIGDLPLVFVDRVGATSNSQSVVADDHGLTRLATRHLLEHGHTRIALLSDTPAIATTGRRHEGYRAAMREAGIRVDERLIRADCLESPDVLPALVELLALAEPPTALISTNTRLSLGLLPALHQFRRTDIALISFGDFPMAESLSPAVTIIDHSPRAIGTTAATAMLDRLQPDRPDPVTPVIYVPADLVQRGSGELRPQPRSPLRDTQPTAS
- a CDS encoding FGGY family carbohydrate kinase, whose protein sequence is MATCLGPDSSPTGRIGHDALAAGLDLGSTSIKLLVVDEAAQEVVSEQIATPWRAGNAGTTEMTTDGLIAAVRALLKKTSARLETLTRARVSSIAIAGMGESGILIDRAGSPVTPAIAWFDPREPMTPFPERIRDEFSGRTGLPLGAQVSVSKLAYFRDQGLRLDELRWLNLPEFVAMSLGGDVALEYSLTSRTGLLDQDTGAPWPEILKELGATAALLPPLREAGDAWGRAVADLPSRFSDSRLTVAGHDHLVAMQAGEDADSDRYHVSMGTAEVLVRVIDTPLGFDARSRLAANLINEVRHVIPGKHVLVAGVKTGLLLRRALQLAGITDRSGRDRLDDAVMALPYRGTLADGGVMVSGARNDDGVLQLAIRTDDVNPAEIFAAILRHSNDEIALLLATMDRELPPAQSSTLTGGWASMRAVQRARDHILPNMSVSTREQETAFGAARTALRLAYAEPTLR